The following are encoded in a window of Hemicordylus capensis ecotype Gifberg chromosome 12, rHemCap1.1.pri, whole genome shotgun sequence genomic DNA:
- the NSRP1 gene encoding nuclear speckle splicing regulatory protein 1 isoform X1: MAAPSKQYGLIFPKKAQQKTFVKHSVFMDDSDEESSVSESLQREALKKQAMKQTKLEIQRALAEDSTVYEYDNIYDDIQQKKAESQASALMEKGEKKPKYIQHILKAAELRKKEQEKRMEKKIQKEREMEGGAFDDKEAFVTSAYKKKLQERAEEEERERQEAALEACLDVTKQKDLSGFYRHLLNQAVGEEEVPKCSLREARIKEEKPSGDSQESRQTSQSPEERARPHVPAKGEDNPDADSDLEVDSSDDSSARGHMESRAGDKKETRQGTVDSSGEGCRPGKSRRDSRSSSEERSCHSKVPAGHLGREEDGGGKKERSGQRKERDRERRHTDLEREECARSEDHPKRREEHDSKQRRKDRKARDDHDRHLRREREREKSPEREQPGKERPRNSHDRYRDRDRGDKEKGARQAKAQEGERGDLEASLSLSEQPPELKRKAAGGEAEQPGAPLESRSKFAKRSNQEMVTSARDRYLARQLARVSTKPYIEKEED, from the exons tCTTCTGTGAGTGAGAGCCTGCAACGAGAAGCCCTGAAAAAGCAAGCGATGAAACAG ACCAAGCTGGAGATCCAGAGGGCTCTGGCGGAAGACTCTACCGTGTATGAATACGATAATATTTATGATGACATACAGCAGAAGAAAGCCGAAAGCCAGGCCAGCGCTCTGAtggagaaaggagagaaaaag CCCAAATACATCCAACATATCCTCAAGGCAGCCGAGCTAAGAAAGAAGGAACAGGAGAAGAGAATGGAGAAGAAGATACAGAAGGAGCGCGAGATGGAAGGGGGCGCGTTTGACGACAAAGAAGCCTTCGTGACGTCTGCCTACAAAAAGAAGCTGCAGGAACGGGccgaggaggaagagagggagcggCAGGAGGCCGCGCTCGAGG CGTGCCTGGATGTCACCAAGCAGAAGGATCTCAGTGGTTTCTACCGGCATCTGCTAAACCAGGCtgtgggggaagaggaagtgccTAAATGCAGCCTTCGGGAGGCCAG gATAAAGGAAGAAAAACCCAGTGGGGATTCCCAGGAATCCAGGCAGACCAGCCAAAGCCCAGAGGAGAGAGCAAGACCCCATGTCCCCGCAAAGGGAGAAGATAACCCAGATGCAGACAGTGACTTGGAAGTGGATAGCAGCGATGATAGCAGTGCCAGAGGGCACATGGAGAGCAGAGCTGGCGATAAAAAGGAGACGAGGCAAGGCACCGTGgacagcagtggggagggttgCAGGCCTGGCAAGAGCCGAAGGGACTCGAGGTCATCCAGCGAGGAGAGAAGTTGCCACTCCAAGGTGCCTGCGGGTCAtctggggagagaggaggatggCGGAGGCAAAAAGGAAAGAAGTGGGCAGCGAAAGGAAAGGGACCGTGAGAGGAGACACACGGACCTTGAAAGGGAGGAGTGTGCTAGATCCGAGGATCATCCTAAGAGGCGAGAAGAGCATGATAGCAAACAGAGGAGGAAAGACAGGAAGGCGAGAGATGACCACGACAGGCAcctgagaagggagagagagagagagaagtccccTGAGAGGGAGCAGCCGGGGAAGGAAAGGCCAAGAAACAGCCACGACCGATACAGAGATCGGGATCGTGGAGACAAGGAGAAAGGGGCAAGGCAAGCCAAGGCCCAGGAAGGCGAGAGAGGGGATTTGGAAGCCAGCCTGTCTCTCTCCGAGCAGCCGCCCGAGCTGAAGCGCAAGGCTGCCGGGGGTGAAGCGGAGCAGCCAGGGGCGCCTCTGGAGAGCCGGAGCAAATTTGCCAAGCGCAGCAACCAGGAGATGGTCACGTCAGCGAGGGACCGCTACTTGGCTCGGCAGCTGGCCCGCGTGAGCACAAAACCTTACATCGAAAAAGAGGAGGACTAG
- the NSRP1 gene encoding nuclear speckle splicing regulatory protein 1 isoform X2, whose translation MDDSDEESSVSESLQREALKKQAMKQTKLEIQRALAEDSTVYEYDNIYDDIQQKKAESQASALMEKGEKKPKYIQHILKAAELRKKEQEKRMEKKIQKEREMEGGAFDDKEAFVTSAYKKKLQERAEEEERERQEAALEACLDVTKQKDLSGFYRHLLNQAVGEEEVPKCSLREARIKEEKPSGDSQESRQTSQSPEERARPHVPAKGEDNPDADSDLEVDSSDDSSARGHMESRAGDKKETRQGTVDSSGEGCRPGKSRRDSRSSSEERSCHSKVPAGHLGREEDGGGKKERSGQRKERDRERRHTDLEREECARSEDHPKRREEHDSKQRRKDRKARDDHDRHLRREREREKSPEREQPGKERPRNSHDRYRDRDRGDKEKGARQAKAQEGERGDLEASLSLSEQPPELKRKAAGGEAEQPGAPLESRSKFAKRSNQEMVTSARDRYLARQLARVSTKPYIEKEED comes from the exons tCTTCTGTGAGTGAGAGCCTGCAACGAGAAGCCCTGAAAAAGCAAGCGATGAAACAG ACCAAGCTGGAGATCCAGAGGGCTCTGGCGGAAGACTCTACCGTGTATGAATACGATAATATTTATGATGACATACAGCAGAAGAAAGCCGAAAGCCAGGCCAGCGCTCTGAtggagaaaggagagaaaaag CCCAAATACATCCAACATATCCTCAAGGCAGCCGAGCTAAGAAAGAAGGAACAGGAGAAGAGAATGGAGAAGAAGATACAGAAGGAGCGCGAGATGGAAGGGGGCGCGTTTGACGACAAAGAAGCCTTCGTGACGTCTGCCTACAAAAAGAAGCTGCAGGAACGGGccgaggaggaagagagggagcggCAGGAGGCCGCGCTCGAGG CGTGCCTGGATGTCACCAAGCAGAAGGATCTCAGTGGTTTCTACCGGCATCTGCTAAACCAGGCtgtgggggaagaggaagtgccTAAATGCAGCCTTCGGGAGGCCAG gATAAAGGAAGAAAAACCCAGTGGGGATTCCCAGGAATCCAGGCAGACCAGCCAAAGCCCAGAGGAGAGAGCAAGACCCCATGTCCCCGCAAAGGGAGAAGATAACCCAGATGCAGACAGTGACTTGGAAGTGGATAGCAGCGATGATAGCAGTGCCAGAGGGCACATGGAGAGCAGAGCTGGCGATAAAAAGGAGACGAGGCAAGGCACCGTGgacagcagtggggagggttgCAGGCCTGGCAAGAGCCGAAGGGACTCGAGGTCATCCAGCGAGGAGAGAAGTTGCCACTCCAAGGTGCCTGCGGGTCAtctggggagagaggaggatggCGGAGGCAAAAAGGAAAGAAGTGGGCAGCGAAAGGAAAGGGACCGTGAGAGGAGACACACGGACCTTGAAAGGGAGGAGTGTGCTAGATCCGAGGATCATCCTAAGAGGCGAGAAGAGCATGATAGCAAACAGAGGAGGAAAGACAGGAAGGCGAGAGATGACCACGACAGGCAcctgagaagggagagagagagagagaagtccccTGAGAGGGAGCAGCCGGGGAAGGAAAGGCCAAGAAACAGCCACGACCGATACAGAGATCGGGATCGTGGAGACAAGGAGAAAGGGGCAAGGCAAGCCAAGGCCCAGGAAGGCGAGAGAGGGGATTTGGAAGCCAGCCTGTCTCTCTCCGAGCAGCCGCCCGAGCTGAAGCGCAAGGCTGCCGGGGGTGAAGCGGAGCAGCCAGGGGCGCCTCTGGAGAGCCGGAGCAAATTTGCCAAGCGCAGCAACCAGGAGATGGTCACGTCAGCGAGGGACCGCTACTTGGCTCGGCAGCTGGCCCGCGTGAGCACAAAACCTTACATCGAAAAAGAGGAGGACTAG
- the SLC6A4 gene encoding sodium-dependent serotonin transporter — MEKAAPDNETQLLASQKEPGGCKEGDDCAENRLLVQNKANPAVPSQGDKGAANQISNGFSGAQSTSAGKEGGEDVPSATLAAAAAASTTMSTTCGVEVRQQLMEVGERETWSKKVDFLLSVIGYAVDLGNVWRFPYICYQNGGGAFLIPYTIMAIFGGIPLFYMELALGQYHRNGCISIWRKICPIFKGIGYAICIIAFYIASYYNTIMAWALYYLVSSFTAELPWTSCENAWNTGNCTNYFSNNTVTWTANSTSPAEEFYTRHVLQIHRARGLDDLGGISWQLTLCLLFIFTIVYFSIWKGVKTSGKVVWVTATFPYVILFILLIRGATLPGAWRGVLYYLKPDWQKLLATEVWVDAAAQIFFSLGPGFGVLLAFASYNKFHNNCYQDALVTSAVNCMTSFVSGFVIFTVLGYMAEMRNEEVSEVAKDTGPSLLFITYAEAIANMPASTFFAIIFFLMLITLGLDSTFAGLEGVITAVLDEFPHVWGKRRELFVLGFIVICFMGALSTLTFGGAYVVKLFEDYATGPAVLAVVFLESISVAWFYGVNQFCSDVKEMLGFSPGWYWRVCWVAISPIFLLFIICSFMSSPPDLRLFDYNYPYWTMVVGYCIGTSSFICVPAYMVYRLATTPGTLKERILKSITPETATEIPFGDIRMNAV; from the exons ATGGAGAAGGCGGCCCCCGACAATGAGACCCAGCTCCTCGCCTCCCAGAAGGAGCCCGGCGGCTGCAAGGAAGGGGACGACTGCGCAGAGAACAGACTTCTGGTTCAGAACAAGGCCAACCCAGCTGTCCccagccagggcgacaaggggGCCGCGAATCAGATCTCCAATGGGTTTTCGGGCGCTCAGAGCACAAGTGCCGGCAAAGAGGGCGGCGAAGATGTTCCCTCGGCCACcctggctgctgccgctgctgccagcaCCACCATGTCCACCACGTGTGGGGTGGAAGTCCGGCAGCAGTTGATGGAGGTGGGCGAGAGGGAGACCTGGAGTAAGAAAGTGGACTTCCTTCTCTCTGTGATTGGCTATGCAGTAGACCTGGGCAACGTATGGCGCTTCCCTTATATCTGTTACCAAAACGGAGGAG GGGCATTCCTCATCCCGTACACCATCATGGCTATCTTTGGAGGGATCCCTCTCTTCTACATGGAGCTCGCCCTGGGACAGTATCACCGAAACGGGTGCATCTCCATATGGAGGAAGATCTGCCCCATCTTCAAAG GCATCGGCTACGCGATCTGCATCATCGCTTTCTACATTGCCTCGTACTACAACACCATCATGGCCTGGGCCTTGTACTACCTGGTCTCGTCCTTCACGGCAGAGCTGCCCTGGACCAGCTGCGAGAACGCCTGGAACACGGGCAACTGCACCAACTACTTCTCCAACAACACGGTCACCTGGACCGCCAACTCCACCTCCCCGGCCGAAGAATTTTATAC CCGCCACGTTCTCCAAATACACAGAGCGAGGGGCCTGGATGACCTGGGAGGGATTAGCTGGCAGCTCACTCTCTGCTTGCTCTTCATCTTCACCATTGTGTACTTCAGCATCTGGAAAGGGGTCAAAACGTCTGGAAAG GTGGTGTGGGTGACGGCCACGTTTCCTTACGTCATACTCTTCATCCTGCTGATTCGGGGCGCAACCTTGCCGGGTGCCTGGAGGGGGGTCCTCTACTACCTGAAGCCCGACTGGCAGAAACTTCTGGCTACTGAG GTGTGGGTAGATGCCGCTGCTCAGATCTTCTTCTCTCTCGGCCCAGGATTCGGGGTCCTCCTGGCCTTTGCCAGCTACAACAAGTTCCATAACAACTGCTACCA GGACGCCCTGGTCACCAGCGCCGTGAACTGCATGACGAGTTTCGTGTCCGGGTTCGTCATCTTCACTGTGCTCGGCTACATGGCGGAGATGAGGAATGAAGAGGTTTCTGAAGTCGCCAAAGACACAG GGCCCAGCCTCCTCTTCATCACCTATGCAGAGGCCATTGCCAACATGCCCGCCTCCACCTTCTTCGCCATCATATTCTTCCTGATGTTGATCACGCTGGGACTGGACAGCACG TTTGCAGGTCTGGAAGGGGTGATCACTGCTGTGCTGGACGAATTCCCCCACGTCTGGGGCAAGCGCCGGGAGCTGTTTGTCCTGGGCTTCATTGTGATCTGCTTCATGGGCGCTCTGTCAACCCTGACCTTT GGCGGTGCATACGTGGTGAAACTGTTCGAAGACTACGCCACAGGTCCAGCGGTCCTGGCAGTGGTGTTTCTGGAATCCATTTCTGTGGCTTGGTTTTACG GTGTCAACCAGTTTTGCAGTGATGTGAAAGAGATGCTCGGATTCAGTCCCGGCTGGTACTGGAGAGTCTGCTGGGTTGCCATCAGCCCGATTTTCCTTCTG TTCATTATTTGCAGCTTCATGTCCAGCCCGCCAGACCTCCGACTCTTTGACTACAACTACCCGTACTGGACCATGGTGGTGGGCTACTGCATTGGCACCTCGTCCTTCATCTGCGTCCCTGCCTACATGGTATACCGGTTGGCAACCACGCCAGGAACACTGAAAGAG CGTATTCTGAAAAGCATCACTCCGGAAACGGCCACAGAAATCCCCTTTGGGGACATCCGTATGAACGCCGTCTAA